In Desulfovibrio porci, one genomic interval encodes:
- the rsfS gene encoding ribosome silencing factor, with amino-acid sequence MAEQKKGGNARGARRSSGMPQCGGRVNTARLAIALGPALGYVLGMEHIPSTETTEAQAARPGRKRYADVPLAEKLAVITAWLEEHKAERIVSLNLTEQGGFTDVLLVLTAGSMRHAQSLADGVAALCHERNYEYLRVEGYEAGQWILVDLNDIVINIFLEPVRELFRLEALWGQPPARAAGEAVPAAPATGSGGESPV; translated from the coding sequence ATGGCGGAACAGAAAAAGGGTGGAAACGCGCGCGGCGCGCGACGTTCCTCCGGTATGCCGCAATGTGGGGGCCGGGTCAATACGGCCCGCCTCGCCATTGCCCTCGGCCCGGCTTTGGGATATGTGCTCGGTATGGAACACATTCCTTCTACCGAAACTACCGAGGCCCAGGCCGCGCGTCCGGGCCGCAAGCGTTATGCGGACGTCCCCCTGGCTGAAAAGCTGGCGGTCATCACCGCCTGGCTTGAGGAACACAAGGCGGAGCGCATTGTCAGCCTCAATCTTACGGAGCAGGGCGGCTTTACCGACGTTCTGCTGGTGCTCACCGCCGGCTCCATGCGTCACGCCCAGAGTCTGGCCGACGGCGTGGCCGCCCTCTGCCACGAGCGCAACTATGAATACCTGCGTGTTGAAGGCTATGAGGCCGGGCAGTGGATTCTTGTGGACCTGAACGACATTGTCATCAATATTTTTCTGGAGCCGGTGCGGGAACTGTTTCGGCTGGAGGCCCTCTGGGGCCAGCCTCCGGCCCGCGCCGCCGGGGAAGCGGTTCCGGCGGCTCCCGCCACGGGCTCCGGCGGGGAGAGCCCGGTATGA
- a CDS encoding GNAT family N-acetyltransferase — protein MPFLTFPKANSAPSPEFNGLCAFWKRLAVSSEQADPFCCSPSWHLAYHQAFNPARRIFFKTSPGACLIFAEELFSPEKIFLTPMEASWFFGCPLLGEDAPDLLAEALACIAREYAPAFPGIVLSGIRPEGGLAPELLRRFGRDFTFYRHSYSVQCAASLRGGLDGFLSRRSANHRAKLRKAARQARERDISFERRSPASAEEAAQIYRRMLLVEKTSWKGIGQCGMAESPAKEFYEALIGHLTATREARVIFARHEDRDIGFIFGGMAGTIYRGQQFSYDAAWKDRSIGNLLQLEKVTWLCEEAAERYDMGPIVGPRMSYKQHWTEKNMEIQTWLLRLNRRP, from the coding sequence ATGCCCTTTCTGACCTTCCCGAAAGCAAATTCCGCCCCATCCCCGGAGTTCAACGGGCTTTGCGCTTTCTGGAAGCGGCTTGCCGTCAGCTCGGAACAAGCTGATCCTTTCTGCTGTTCGCCCTCTTGGCATCTGGCCTATCATCAGGCTTTCAACCCCGCGCGCCGCATTTTTTTCAAGACATCGCCCGGCGCATGTCTCATTTTTGCGGAAGAGCTTTTTTCTCCTGAAAAAATTTTCCTGACGCCCATGGAGGCGAGCTGGTTTTTCGGCTGTCCCCTGTTGGGGGAAGACGCCCCTGATCTGCTCGCTGAAGCGCTGGCCTGCATTGCCCGAGAATACGCCCCGGCCTTTCCGGGCATTGTCCTCAGCGGCATCCGCCCGGAAGGCGGCCTTGCGCCTGAGCTGCTGCGTCGTTTCGGCCGTGACTTTACATTTTACCGTCATTCATACTCGGTCCAGTGCGCGGCCTCTCTCCGGGGAGGCTTGGACGGTTTTCTTTCACGCCGCTCAGCGAATCACCGCGCAAAGCTCAGAAAAGCCGCCCGGCAGGCGAGAGAACGGGATATCAGTTTTGAACGGCGCTCCCCCGCATCGGCCGAGGAGGCCGCACAAATTTACCGGCGTATGCTGCTGGTTGAAAAAACGAGCTGGAAAGGCATCGGGCAGTGCGGCATGGCCGAATCTCCGGCAAAAGAATTTTATGAGGCCCTGATCGGCCATCTCACGGCGACCAGGGAGGCGCGGGTCATTTTTGCCCGGCATGAAGACAGGGATATCGGCTTCATCTTCGGAGGTATGGCCGGAACCATCTATCGCGGCCAACAGTTCAGCTATGACGCGGCGTGGAAAGACCGGTCCATCGGCAATCTTCTGCAACTGGAAAAAGTGACCTGGCTCTGCGAGGAGGCCGCCGAGCGCTATGACATGGGGCCGATAGTGGGGCCGCGCATGTCATACAAACAGCACTGGACGGAAAAAAACATGGAAATCCAGACCTGGCTGCTCCGCCTGAACAGGCGGCCATAA
- a CDS encoding HigA family addiction module antitoxin, whose translation MSRKMTRKPTHPGEIIKEEYMKTLRLTVTSLADRLGVSRKTLSTIVNERAAVTPDMALRLSRAFSTSPELWLNMQKSYDLWTAEHEDTGWTDVVPIQVTNVSAEEHAHR comes from the coding sequence ATGAGCCGCAAGATGACCCGCAAGCCGACCCACCCCGGCGAAATTATAAAAGAAGAATACATGAAGACGTTACGTCTTACCGTGACATCTTTAGCTGACCGTCTGGGCGTGTCGCGTAAGACGCTCTCCACTATCGTCAACGAACGCGCTGCCGTCACGCCCGATATGGCTTTACGCCTGTCTCGCGCTTTCAGCACCAGCCCTGAGCTTTGGCTGAACATGCAAAAGAGTTACGACCTTTGGACGGCGGAACATGAGGATACAGGATGGACGGATGTTGTGCCGATACAGGTTACGAATGTGTCCGCCGAAGAACACGCGCATAGGTAG
- a CDS encoding ATPase: MSHRSPSAASQPQSSPFHSSKNPELAQRIERFHEAAQDLLAMYEPPEQGRENIPHPTQNGETRCYYLSPGTVQHERELLRRYRAEDFRGLLRETHMLLVGLVKVMKNTHHDVRVKGYVIANLGCLLEQVSALVLRMKNVYNKVESVN; the protein is encoded by the coding sequence ATGTCCCACCGTTCCCCGAGCGCTGCTTCGCAGCCCCAATCTTCACCGTTTCATTCTTCTAAAAATCCAGAATTGGCACAGCGAATCGAAAGGTTCCATGAAGCCGCTCAAGACTTGCTCGCAATGTATGAGCCGCCAGAGCAAGGCCGGGAGAATATTCCACATCCCACTCAAAACGGCGAAACTCGTTGCTACTATCTCTCTCCGGGAACAGTGCAGCATGAGCGCGAACTATTGAGGCGATACCGTGCAGAAGATTTTCGCGGACTTCTGAGGGAAACGCACATGCTTCTGGTCGGCTTGGTCAAGGTGATGAAAAACACGCACCATGACGTGAGAGTGAAAGGCTATGTCATTGCCAACCTCGGATGCTTGCTTGAACAAGTGTCCGCCCTGGTGCTTCGGATGAAGAATGTTTACAACAAGGTTGAGTCTGTTAATTAG
- a CDS encoding phenylacetate--CoA ligase family protein encodes MLFNIKQETLPREELEALQLRRLRDLCNRVYANVPFYRKRFDEIGITPADIKTPADLRLLPFTEKQDLRNHYPYGLFAVPRENIVRLHASSGTTGKAVVVGYTARDLENWAELTARSLSAAGVNRTDIVHVAYGYGLFTGGLGAHGGAEYLGATVVPASGGATRRQAYLLRDFAATVLCCTPSYALHLWEAGQEAGIDFRDLPLRIGVFGAEPWTEAMRRDMEQKMGIDALNIYGLSEIMGPGVAMECVESKCGMHLWEDHILPEIIDPVSGEQLPPGEVGELVLTTLTKEGIPLLRYRTRDLTSLDYTPCRCGRTHVRISRLRGRSDDMLIIRGVNVFPQQIEGILMESEGLTPNYQIIVDRANNLDTLEVRVEVSDSLFADEIRKLQMLEGRLQKNIKEFLGVTARVRLMEPHSIQRSEGKAQRIVDNRLKD; translated from the coding sequence GTGCTCTTCAATATCAAACAGGAAACCCTGCCCCGCGAGGAACTGGAAGCGCTGCAATTGCGCCGCCTGCGCGATCTCTGCAACCGCGTGTACGCCAATGTGCCCTTTTACCGCAAACGCTTCGACGAGATCGGGATCACCCCCGCGGATATCAAAACGCCGGCGGACCTGCGGCTTCTGCCCTTCACCGAAAAACAGGACCTGCGCAACCATTACCCCTACGGCCTCTTTGCCGTGCCCAGGGAGAACATCGTGCGCCTGCACGCCTCCAGCGGCACCACGGGCAAGGCCGTGGTGGTGGGCTACACGGCCCGCGATCTGGAAAACTGGGCCGAACTGACCGCGCGCAGCCTCTCGGCAGCCGGGGTGAACCGCACGGACATTGTGCATGTGGCCTACGGCTACGGCCTGTTCACCGGCGGCCTGGGCGCGCACGGCGGCGCGGAATATCTAGGGGCCACGGTGGTGCCCGCCTCGGGCGGCGCCACGCGGCGGCAGGCGTATCTGCTGCGCGACTTCGCGGCCACGGTGCTCTGCTGCACGCCCTCCTACGCCCTGCACCTCTGGGAAGCCGGGCAGGAGGCGGGCATCGACTTCCGCGATCTGCCGCTGCGCATCGGCGTGTTCGGGGCCGAACCCTGGACCGAGGCCATGCGCCGGGACATGGAGCAGAAAATGGGCATCGACGCCCTGAACATCTACGGCCTTTCCGAAATCATGGGACCGGGCGTGGCCATGGAATGCGTGGAGTCCAAGTGCGGCATGCACCTCTGGGAGGACCACATCCTGCCGGAGATCATCGACCCGGTCAGCGGCGAACAGCTGCCGCCCGGCGAGGTGGGCGAACTGGTGCTGACCACCCTGACCAAGGAAGGCATCCCCCTGCTGCGCTACCGCACCCGCGATCTCACCAGCCTGGACTACACGCCCTGCCGTTGCGGGCGCACGCACGTGCGCATTTCGCGCCTGCGCGGCCGTAGCGACGACATGCTGATCATTCGCGGGGTCAACGTCTTCCCGCAGCAGATCGAAGGCATCCTCATGGAGAGCGAGGGCCTCACGCCCAACTATCAAATCATCGTGGACCGCGCCAACAATCTGGATACCCTGGAAGTGCGCGTGGAAGTGAGCGACTCGCTTTTTGCCGATGAAATCCGCAAACTTCAGATGCTGGAAGGCCGTCTGCAGAAAAATATCAAGGAATTCCTCGGCGTCACGGCCAGAGTGCGCCTGATGGAGCCGCACTCCATCCAGCGTTCCGAAGGCAAGGCCCAGCGCATCGTGGACAACCGCCTCAAGGATTGA
- the gpmI gene encoding 2,3-bisphosphoglycerate-independent phosphoglycerate mutase: protein MTPTLLLILDGWGLAAPGPGNAPSLAPTPNLDGLNARCPHARLTASGRAVGLPEGYMGNSEVGHLNIGAGRVVYQDMTRIDVALEDGTFAANPVLGDLLAAVKKSGGRLHLAGLLSDGGVHSHIRHLEAICDMAARADVPVRIHCIMDGRDTDPKSGVGFVRALEEHIKDQPRTRIAGLVGRFYAMDRDKRWDRVKAAWDLLAHGQSDEGRVAPDAVTALEVSYAEGITDEFVKPVLCEKGRGPAEEDEPAGMADGDALFLFNFRADRMRELTQAFIEPDFKAFDRGALPELAGVASMTSYEASFGIPVAFPKEAVSMGLGEVVSRAGLRQLRLAETEKYAHVTYFFNGGVEEPFPGEDRILVPSPRDVPTYDLKPAMSARQVTDKFVEAWNKGIYDLVVCNLANGDMVGHTGVLEAAVEACAVVDECVGRMARAVEERDGRMLIIADHGNCEVMLTPEGRPHTAHTTNPVPCILLEPGGAVPALSDGRLADVAPTLLGLWGLEPSAPMTGRNLAAGEARHG, encoded by the coding sequence ATGACCCCCACCTTGTTGCTGATTCTCGACGGCTGGGGCCTGGCGGCTCCCGGTCCGGGTAACGCGCCTTCTCTCGCGCCCACGCCCAATCTGGACGGCCTCAACGCCCGCTGCCCGCATGCCCGGTTGACGGCCTCGGGCCGGGCCGTGGGCCTGCCCGAGGGCTATATGGGCAATTCCGAGGTGGGCCATCTGAACATCGGGGCCGGGCGCGTGGTCTATCAGGACATGACCCGCATCGACGTGGCCCTGGAGGACGGCACCTTTGCCGCCAATCCGGTGCTGGGCGACCTGCTGGCGGCGGTCAAAAAGAGCGGCGGCAGGCTGCATCTGGCGGGTCTGCTCTCGGACGGCGGCGTGCACAGCCATATCCGCCATCTGGAAGCTATCTGCGACATGGCCGCGCGCGCGGACGTGCCCGTGCGCATCCACTGCATCATGGACGGCCGCGACACGGACCCCAAAAGCGGCGTGGGCTTTGTGCGCGCGCTGGAAGAGCACATCAAGGATCAGCCCCGGACGCGCATCGCCGGTCTGGTGGGTCGTTTTTACGCCATGGACCGCGACAAACGCTGGGACAGGGTCAAAGCCGCCTGGGATCTGCTGGCGCACGGGCAGAGCGACGAGGGCCGCGTGGCCCCGGACGCTGTGACGGCCCTGGAAGTTTCCTACGCCGAGGGCATCACCGACGAATTCGTCAAACCCGTGCTCTGCGAAAAGGGACGGGGCCCGGCCGAAGAGGACGAACCCGCAGGCATGGCCGACGGCGATGCGCTCTTTCTTTTCAACTTCCGGGCCGACCGCATGCGCGAGTTGACCCAGGCCTTTATCGAGCCGGACTTCAAGGCTTTTGACCGGGGCGCATTGCCCGAACTGGCAGGCGTCGCCTCCATGACCTCCTATGAGGCGAGCTTCGGCATTCCTGTGGCCTTTCCCAAGGAAGCCGTGAGCATGGGCCTGGGCGAAGTGGTTTCGCGGGCCGGTCTGCGCCAGCTCCGCCTGGCGGAAACGGAAAAATACGCCCATGTGACCTACTTTTTCAACGGCGGGGTGGAAGAGCCCTTCCCCGGCGAAGATCGTATTCTGGTTCCCTCGCCGCGCGACGTGCCCACCTATGACCTCAAACCGGCCATGAGCGCCCGCCAGGTCACGGACAAGTTTGTGGAAGCCTGGAACAAGGGCATCTACGATCTGGTGGTTTGCAATCTGGCCAACGGCGACATGGTGGGCCACACCGGCGTGCTTGAGGCGGCGGTGGAGGCCTGCGCGGTGGTGGACGAGTGCGTGGGCCGCATGGCCCGGGCCGTGGAAGAACGCGACGGCCGCATGCTGATCATCGCGGACCACGGCAACTGCGAGGTCATGCTGACCCCTGAAGGGAGGCCGCATACGGCTCACACCACCAATCCCGTGCCCTGCATTCTGCTGGAGCCCGGCGGAGCGGTCCCGGCCCTGTCCGACGGACGGCTGGCCGACGTGGCCCCGACCCTGCTCGGGCTCTGGGGGCTGGAGCCCTCCGCGCCCATGACCGGCCGGAATCTGGCCGCCGGGGAGGCGCGGCATGGCTGA
- a CDS encoding type II toxin-antitoxin system RelE/ParE family toxin: MIKSFDHKGLEDFFYDGTTKGIQPKHATKLRLRLDRLENAVTVQDMDAPGYDLHPLKGDLKGHWAVKVSGNWRLTFRFENGNACVVNYQDYH, from the coding sequence ATGATAAAGAGCTTTGACCATAAGGGTCTGGAAGACTTCTTTTATGACGGCACGACAAAAGGCATACAGCCTAAGCACGCGACCAAGCTACGCTTACGATTGGATCGCCTGGAAAACGCCGTCACGGTGCAGGACATGGACGCTCCCGGCTACGATCTACACCCGCTCAAGGGTGACTTAAAAGGGCATTGGGCGGTCAAAGTTTCCGGCAACTGGCGTTTGACTTTCCGTTTTGAGAACGGCAACGCGTGTGTTGTAAACTATCAGGATTACCACTAG